From Streptomyces sp. NBC_00690, a single genomic window includes:
- a CDS encoding TIGR03960 family B12-binding radical SAM protein: MSAAESAASVFPQLEALLPHVQKPIQYVGGELNSTVKEWESCDVTWALMYPDAYEVGLPNQGVMILYEVLNEREGVLAERTYSVWPDLEALMREHGVPQFTVDSHRPVKAFDVFGLSFSTELGYTNMLTALDLAGIPLEAKDRGLDDPIVLAGGHAAFNPEPIAEFIDCAVIGDGEQAVLDMTAIIRAWKAEGRPGGREEVLFRLARTGGVYVPAFYDVEYLPDGRIGRVVPNKSGVPWRVSKHTVMDLDEWPYPKQPLVPLAETVHERMSVEIFRGCTRGCRFCQAGMITRPVRERSITGIGEMVEKGLKATGFEEVGLLSLSSADHSEIGDIAKGLADRYEEDKIGLSLPSTRVDAFNVDLANELTRNGRRSGLTFAPEGGSERLRKVINKMVSEEDLIRTVSTAYGNGWRQVKLYFMCGLPTETDEDVLQIGDMAVNVIAKGREVSGSHDIRCTVSIGGFVPKPHTPFQWAPQLSAEETDARLEKLRDKIRGDKKYGRSIGFRYHDGKPGIVEGLLSRGDRRIGSVIRAVYEDGGRFDGWREHFSYDRWMACADKALPEFGVDVDWYTTRERTYEEVLPWDHLDSGLDKDWLWEDWQDALDETEVEDCRWTPCFDCGVCPQLDLDIQIGPTGKKLLPLTVKK; this comes from the coding sequence ATGTCTGCTGCTGAGTCTGCTGCGTCGGTGTTTCCCCAGCTCGAAGCTCTACTCCCGCATGTGCAGAAGCCCATCCAGTACGTCGGCGGTGAGCTCAACTCGACCGTCAAGGAGTGGGAGAGCTGTGACGTCACATGGGCTCTGATGTACCCCGACGCCTACGAGGTCGGACTGCCCAACCAGGGCGTCATGATCCTCTATGAGGTGCTGAACGAGCGCGAGGGCGTACTGGCCGAGCGCACCTACAGCGTCTGGCCCGACCTGGAAGCGCTGATGCGGGAGCACGGCGTACCGCAGTTCACCGTGGACAGCCACCGCCCGGTCAAGGCGTTCGACGTCTTCGGGCTCAGCTTCTCCACCGAACTCGGCTACACCAACATGCTCACCGCCCTCGACCTCGCCGGGATCCCGCTGGAGGCGAAGGACCGCGGACTGGACGACCCGATCGTCCTCGCCGGTGGCCACGCCGCCTTCAACCCCGAGCCGATCGCGGAGTTCATCGACTGCGCCGTCATCGGGGACGGCGAGCAGGCGGTCCTCGACATGACCGCGATCATCCGCGCCTGGAAGGCGGAGGGTCGCCCCGGCGGTCGCGAGGAGGTCCTGTTCCGGCTCGCCAGGACCGGCGGTGTCTATGTGCCCGCCTTCTACGACGTGGAGTACCTGCCCGACGGCCGTATCGGTCGTGTGGTCCCCAACAAGTCGGGCGTGCCCTGGCGCGTGTCCAAGCACACCGTCATGGACCTCGACGAATGGCCCTACCCCAAGCAGCCGTTGGTGCCCCTCGCGGAGACCGTCCACGAGCGGATGTCCGTCGAGATCTTCCGCGGCTGCACCCGCGGCTGCCGCTTCTGCCAGGCCGGCATGATCACGCGTCCCGTGCGGGAGCGAAGCATCACCGGCATCGGCGAGATGGTGGAGAAGGGTCTCAAGGCGACCGGGTTCGAAGAGGTGGGTCTGCTCTCGCTCTCCAGCGCCGACCACTCCGAGATCGGCGATATCGCCAAGGGCCTCGCCGACCGGTACGAGGAGGACAAGATCGGTCTGTCCCTCCCCTCGACCCGCGTCGACGCCTTCAACGTCGACCTCGCCAACGAACTGACCCGCAACGGGCGGCGCTCCGGACTCACCTTCGCCCCCGAAGGCGGCTCCGAGCGGCTGCGTAAGGTCATCAACAAGATGGTCTCGGAAGAGGACCTCATCCGCACCGTCTCCACCGCCTACGGCAACGGCTGGCGGCAGGTGAAGCTGTACTTCATGTGCGGCCTGCCCACCGAGACCGACGAGGACGTCCTCCAGATCGGCGATATGGCGGTCAACGTCATCGCCAAGGGCCGGGAGGTCTCCGGCTCCCACGACATTCGCTGCACGGTCTCCATCGGCGGCTTCGTCCCCAAGCCGCACACCCCCTTCCAGTGGGCTCCACAGCTCAGCGCCGAGGAGACCGACGCCCGGCTGGAGAAGCTGCGCGACAAGATCCGCGGCGACAAGAAGTACGGCCGCTCCATCGGCTTCCGCTACCACGACGGCAAGCCCGGCATCGTGGAGGGCCTGCTCTCCCGCGGCGACCGCAGGATCGGATCCGTCATCCGCGCCGTCTACGAGGACGGCGGACGGTTCGACGGCTGGCGCGAGCACTTCTCGTACGACCGCTGGATGGCCTGCGCGGACAAGGCGCTGCCCGAGTTCGGGGTGGACGTCGACTGGTACACCACGAGGGAGCGCACCTACGAGGAGGTCCTGCCCTGGGACCACCTGGACTCCGGGCTGGACAAGGACTGGCTCTGGGAGGACTGGCAGGACGCCCTGGACGAGACCGAGGTCGAGGACTGCCGCTGGACACCGTGTTTCGACTGCGGGGTCTGCCCGCAGCTCGACCTGGACATCCAGATCGGACCGACGGGCAAGAAGCTGCTTCCGCTGACGGTCAAGAAATAG
- a CDS encoding CYTH and CHAD domain-containing protein yields MADTKREIERKYEATPETKLPKLSKVVGVSAVVDHGTAELDAVYYDTAELRLAAASITLRRRTGGSDAGWHLKLPVAPGVRDEIGAPLSDELPRSLAALVRARVRGADLVPVVRLRSTRRIQVLTDADGNPLAELSRDAVRAERLDDGEGRTAAWDEIEVELADDADPAILDAVEQKLTKAGIRAADSPSKLARALDETGLAAPRAALDTGAERSAEPQTAGDHILVYLREQVVALLAYDPGVRRDLPDAVHQMRVATRRLRSAFRSFRKVLDRTVTDPIGEELKWLAGELGVARDQEVLTERLRAGIAEIPRTLLLGPVRGRLRIYTAAHGAGSRRKALTALDNKRYLALLATLEALLAEPPLLGAAAKPPEEALPKAMAKDYGRLADRITHALELPAGDERDLALHEARKAAKRARYAGEAAKSALGKPAKRFAKRMKAVQTVLGDHQDSVVAREALRNLAIQAHAAGESAFAWGLLYGREEWAAAELERKLPEVWAKAAPEQLGGVLDG; encoded by the coding sequence CGCGGTCTACTACGACACGGCCGAGCTACGGCTCGCCGCGGCTTCCATCACCCTGCGGCGCAGAACAGGTGGCAGCGACGCCGGCTGGCACCTCAAACTCCCCGTCGCCCCCGGTGTCCGCGACGAGATCGGCGCACCCCTGTCCGACGAGCTGCCACGGAGCCTCGCCGCCCTGGTACGGGCCCGTGTGCGCGGCGCCGACCTCGTCCCCGTCGTGCGGCTGCGATCCACACGACGGATCCAGGTGCTGACCGACGCGGACGGGAATCCGCTGGCCGAACTGAGTCGGGACGCGGTCCGTGCGGAACGCCTCGACGACGGCGAGGGCCGAACCGCCGCCTGGGACGAGATCGAGGTGGAGCTTGCCGACGACGCCGACCCGGCGATCCTGGACGCGGTCGAACAGAAGCTGACCAAGGCGGGCATCCGAGCGGCCGACTCGCCCTCCAAACTCGCCCGCGCACTCGATGAAACCGGTCTTGCCGCCCCTCGTGCCGCACTCGACACGGGTGCCGAGCGATCGGCCGAGCCGCAGACCGCGGGTGATCACATCCTCGTCTACCTGCGGGAACAGGTCGTGGCCCTGTTGGCGTACGACCCCGGTGTACGGCGTGACCTGCCCGATGCGGTCCATCAGATGCGGGTCGCGACCCGCAGGCTGCGCAGCGCCTTCCGCTCCTTCCGCAAGGTGTTGGACCGGACCGTCACCGACCCCATCGGCGAAGAGCTGAAGTGGTTGGCCGGCGAACTGGGCGTCGCCCGTGACCAGGAGGTACTCACCGAGCGGCTGCGGGCGGGGATTGCCGAGATTCCCCGCACCCTGCTGCTGGGGCCGGTCCGGGGGCGGTTGCGCATCTACACCGCGGCGCACGGTGCGGGCTCGCGCCGCAAGGCGCTCACGGCCCTCGACAACAAGCGCTACCTCGCGCTGCTGGCGACGCTGGAAGCGCTGTTGGCCGAACCTCCCCTGCTGGGGGCTGCCGCAAAGCCCCCCGAGGAGGCGCTGCCTAAGGCCATGGCGAAGGACTACGGGCGGTTGGCGGACCGGATCACCCACGCCCTTGAGCTGCCCGCGGGGGACGAACGCGACCTCGCCCTCCACGAGGCCCGCAAGGCGGCCAAGCGTGCCCGCTATGCGGGAGAGGCGGCGAAGTCGGCGCTGGGCAAGCCGGCCAAGCGCTTCGCCAAGAGGATGAAGGCCGTCCAGACCGTTCTCGGGGACCACCAGGACAGCGTGGTGGCCCGTGAGGCCCTGCGGAACCTGGCGATCCAGGCCCATGCGGCGGGTGAGTCCGCCTTCGCCTGGGGGCTGCTGTACGGGCGTGAGGAGTGGGCCGCGGCCGAATTGGAGCGGAAACTGCCCGAGGTGTGGGCGAAGGCGGCGCCCGAACAGTTGGGCGGGGTTCTGGACGGGTGA